GACCAGCAGGCACGCGAGCGAGCCGCCGAGACCGGCGAGCAGGTAGACGGCGACGTACTTCCACCGGCCGAGCACCTGCTCGATGTCGCGACCGATGATGAACAGCGAGAACATGTTGACCGCGAGGTGCGTGAGCCCGAAGTGCAGGAAGGTCGAGGTCAGCGGGCGCCACAGCTCGCCGTACTGCACCAGCGGGCCGTACATGGCGAAGTCGCGGAACAGCGGCGAGTACTGGTTGCTGTTGACGCTGCCGGCCTGGACGGCGGTCACCAGATACATCAGCACGTTGAGGGCGATCAGCCCGTAGGTGGCCACCGGGCGGACCCGCGAGCGGGCGAGCGCGGCGCGGACCGTCGACGGCCGGCGGATGGACGCCTGGCCGTCGGCCACGCACTGCGGGCACTGGAACCCGACGGACGCGGGGTGCGCGCAGTCCGGGCAGATCGGGCGCTCGCAGCGCACGCAGGCCAGGCCGGTACGGCGGTCGGGATGGCGATAGCAGAACGCCGGGGCGCCGTGTCCCTCCTGGGGGACGGGCGCTCCGGCGTACGGCGGATGCGTCAAGCTACTTCTCGATCGTCACCGAGTTGATGACCACGTCGTCCAGCGGCTTGTCGTTGCGGTCGGTCGGCACCGACTCGATCTCGTCGACGACCTTCTTGGAGGCCTCGTCGGCGACCTCGCCGAAGATGGTGTGCTTGCCGTTCAGCCACTCCGGGGTGGTGGTCGTGATGAAGAACTGCGACCCGTTGGTGCCCTTGCCGCCCCGCTTGCCCGCGTTGGCCATCGCCAGCAGGTACTTCTTGGTGAACTGCAGCTCGGGGTGGATCTCGTCGTCGAACGTGTAGCCCGGTCCGCCGAAGCCCTGTCCGAGCGGATCGCCGCCCTGGATCATGAACCCGGAGATGATCCGGTGGAAGATGACGCCGTCGTACAGCGGGTCGGTGGAGCTCTTGCCGGTAGCCGGGTGGGTCCACTCGCGGCTGCCCTCGGCGAGCTCGACGAAGTTCTTCACGGTCTTCGGCGCGTGGTTGTCGAACAGCTCGATGCGGATATCGCCCTTGTTGGTGTGCAGCGTTGCGAAGGTCATGGTCGCCTTTCTCATCGGGGATGCGGGCGAACGCCGTCGGCCCTCAGGCACGACGGCGCTCACGCGATCCATGGTTCCACGAACACCGCCCGCGGGGGCACGGTGTTCGCTCAGGGTGGAGAAGGCGTCCTAGTAGGGCGCAGACCCGAAGACGTAGACGACGTCCCCGACCTGCAGCTGGTCCCAGTACACCTTCGCGGCCTCCCACGACAGGTGGATGCAGCCGTGCGACGGCGTCGTCAGGCTGCCGACGTGGAAGGCCACGCCGCCGACGAAGAAGATCGAGTAGGGCATCGGGGCGCCGCCGAACTCGCTGGAGAGGTGGTCGATGTCCTTCCAGTACACCTTGAAGGTGCCGGTCGGCGTCCGGTAGCCGGCGCGGCCCGCGATCTGCTTGACCGGGCCGTAGTAGATCTGTCCGTTGGACTGCAGCCAGGTGGTGCTGTGCGTCAGGTCGACGCAGGCCTTGGCGTACGCCGGGCACGGGTTGGGCGGCGCGACCACGTTGACGTTCGTGCACTTGGTCATCTGGGTGGCGCCGAGCCCGACGTTGACGACGTACATGCAGACGGTGTGCCAGCCAACGCTGGCCGGCAGACCCACGTTGACGCCGTGGTTGCCGCTGACGCCGAGGTACATGTTGACCCCGGGCTGCGGCTGGTTGGCGTTGGCGAACCCGACGGCGTTGCCGTCGACGGTCCACATGGTCTGCGTGGCGACGCCCCACTGGTTGGGGTCGTAGGCCCAGCCGCCGACGCCGATCGCGCCCTGGTTGCCGGTCACGTTGAAGTCGCCGCGCGGGTTGTCGCGGTAGGCGTCGGGGTTGATGGTGACGGTGGTGCACTTCGGCCAGGTGCCCTTCCCCCAACCGATGTTGTGCACGTACAGGCACACCTGGTGGTTGCCGTACGTCGACGGGCTGAACCGGTAGTCGATGCCGTGCCAGCCGGGGACGCCGTACGCCGAGAGGTCGGTGCCGGGTGCCTGCGCGTAGAACGCGCCGGCCACCGAGCCGTTGTCGGTGATCCAGACGACGGTCTTGGCGTACGGATCGCTCGGGTCGTAGGCGTACCCGCCGACGTAGATGTCGCCGTTGCCCAGCAGCGCGGTGCCGATGTCGCCGGTCGGGTCGGCGTTGGGCACGTTGACGTCGAGGCACTTCACCAGCTGGCTGGCGCCGGGGCCGATGTTGATGACGAACATGCACACCGAGTGCTGGCCCGGGTTGGGCGCGCGCAACGCCCCGAACACCCCGCGGTTGTAGACGCCGTACGGGTAGAGGTCCGGGGACGCCAGCGTCGCGGCCTGGTACGCCACCACGCTGCCGTCCATGGTCCACATGGTGATCGGGGCCTGCGACATGTCGCTCGGGTCGTAGGCCCAGCCGGTGAAGTAGATGAGGCCGTCGCTGTTGACCCACGAGCCGAAGGTGCCGACGGGATTGTCGTTCCAGCCCGCGCTCGTCGTCTTCGGCTGCGCGTCGAGCGCGGGGGACGGCTCGGTCGTGGCGGACGCCGACGGAGCGGGCTTCGGCGACTCGGGGGTGGGGGTGGCCGTCGCGGTCGGCGACTCGGATGGTGCCGCGGAGGACGACGAGGACGACGATCCGGAGGACGCGTCCGACGACGAGGACGACCCGGACGCCGTGTCGGGGGCGGTGGACGTCGCGTCGACCGGAGCGGGTGCCTCGAGGCAGGCGGTCGCGCTGGCGCCGGTCGCCCCGCCGACGAGCAGCGCCGCGTCGATCCGCAGGCCGCCGCCGGCCGCGCAGTTCAGCGCCGTCGGCGTGCCCTGGTAGGAGTAGGCCACGGTGACGGTGTACGTGTAGGTCTCGCCGGCCGGGACGGTCGCCTCGTCGACGAGGTACGCCCCACCGGTGGGGTGTCCCGCCTGCACCGGCTTGTCGGCTCCGCCGACGGTCACGGCGGTGGCCGTGACGCCGGTGACGGCGGCGCCGTCCGGAAGCGCGGGCGTGACCTGCGTCGACACCGGCTCGGCCACGGCGGTCGGGTTGTGCACCGTGAGCGTGTAGCGGGCCGAGCCCAGCGTGCTCGTCGGCGCGTAGTCGGTGGCCACCCCGGTGGCGGTCAGCGTCAGGTCGAACCCGGAGGCGCCGGCCGAGCCGGCGTACGCGACGACGAGGAGCGCCGACAGCACGGTGGTGAACAGCCCGCGAGCCGAGCCGATGAGGGTGCCCTTCATGGGACGCCGACCTTTCCCGAAAGTCCGATCTCGCCGTTGCCGTCGGACGTCCTGGGCGGGCGGTGCTTCCCGTTACGTGAGGCGCGAAATCCAACGCCGATTGTATCCACGTGATTCGGTCGCGATAGTGGCGTTGCGCTGGGGACATGCCCGAACCGTGACCTGGTTGAGGCGGTTGTGCCTGGTGGGCCGTCGCCGGACCGGTCAGAGCCCCTCGAGCACCGCCTTGGCGATCTCGACCGCCTCCAGAGAGCTCGCCTGGTTGAGGGTCACGACCACCAGCGCGGTACCGGCCCACGCGGCGAGGTCGGTCCGGGACTGGGCGCTGTCGACCCGCACCGATCCGCCCTCGCCGGCGTTCGCCGGGTTGCCGCCCGGCACCTCGGCGAGCGCTGCCGCGAGCCCCGCACCGGGCGCCACTGCCCGGGTGCGCACCGACACCGCGACGTCGCCGTCCGCGCGCACGAACTCGCACTGCGGCCGCGGGCCGGACGGTGGCTCGGTGGTCGTGACGACCACGGACGCGATGCGCTGGCCCACCGTGGCTTCGACGAAGTCCTCTCCGAGATACGGGCACGAACCGTCGCTGACGCTCACCCGGGTCGCGCTGGGCGCCGCCGATGCGCCCGGCGGCCCGGGGGCGGCCGACGGCTGCGACGATCCCGCAGGCTGGCCGCCGGCGGACCCGGTTGCGCTGCCGCCTCCGGGGCCGGCCGACGTCCCGGGGACGCGGTTTCCCTCACCGGTGCTCGAGCATCCCGCGACGCAGGCGACGACCGCACCGAGGACCGCGAGCGCCCGGGCCGGCACGATGCGCGCTAGTACTGCGGCGAGCCGTAGATGTACACGACGTCCCCGGGCTGCAGCGCGTCCCAGTAGGTCTTCGCGGCCGACTCGGACAGGTGCACGCAGCCGTGCGACGGGGTGCTCAGCGAGCCGACGTGGAAGGCCATGCCCTCGCCGTTGAAGAAGATCGAGTACGGCATCGGCGCGTTGTCGAACTCCTTCGACAGGTGATCGATGTCCTTCCACTGCACGGTGTAGGTGCCCGGCGGCGTGCGGTGCCCGTTGCGCCCGGCGATCTGCTTGAACGGCCCGGCGGTCACCACGCCGTCCTTCTGCAGCCACGTCGTGTTGCTGGTCAGGTCGACGCACGCCTCGGCCGTGGCCGGGCAGGGGTTGGCGGCCGCGGCGGCCGCCTGCTCTTCCTTCTGCTTCTTGGCGGCGGCGATCTCGGCGGCGCTCAGCACGTGCAGCGACTTCGCCTTGCTCTGGTTGGCGAGGAAGCTCGGGTTGCCGGCGAACTTCGCGTAGTAGCTGTGGTCGCCGTCGGCGAGGCCCTTGACGGTGAATGCCATGTTGCCGGCGGTGTTCAGCGTGGCGGTGGCATAGCCGGCGCCGTCCACGACGAGGGTGACGTCGCCGAACGGCACGCCGGGGTTCGGCGTCTGGACGGTGATCGATACCTTGACGCTCTCACCGGTGCCGATCGAGGCCGCTGCCTTGGTGAAGATGGTGGTGGGCTGGTTGGTCGGCGGCGCTTCCGAGGTGGGCGCGGCGGACGTGGGGGCGGCCGAGGTGGTGGTCGTCTCCGAGGTCGGGGCCGCACTCGAGGTGCTGGCCGGCGAGTCCGACGGCGTCGCGGAGACGGTTTCGCCCGACGTGGGCCCGGCGGCGGACTTCGGCGCCCCGGTGGCGCATCCGCTCAGCAGGAGCCCAACGGCCGCGCTCGCAGCGATCAGCAACAGGCCGCGCTGCGACCGACGACGTGAGCTCGTGCCCATTTACCATCTCCAGGTGTTTCGTTCAACCTGCTCAATGGAACACCAGCGATCTCGGGGCCACCAGTGCGATAACCGAATCGCGTCCGGTTCGTGACGCGTTCTACAGCATCGCCTCAGAAACCTCACGAGTCCCAGGACTGTGCGATCTGCGGGGCTGCGAGAGACGCTGTGCCCCCGTGAGCGTTCCCCGCTGCCCCGCAGATCCGTCCCGCCGCCAGCCGGTCATCGGCCGAGCGGCCGATGGCAGACCAGGGTGACGTCGAGCTCCAGGTGCCGGCCGATGATGAAGTACGGCGCCCGGATGCCCAGCGGACGCCGGTCGAGCCGTCCCCGGACACCGACCCGCAGCTCGGTGCCGGTCACCTCGGCCAGCGTCGCCTCGAGCACGATCGGTGCGGTGGCGCCGCGCGCTCGCACGACGCCGCTGCCGGACCAGCCGTATGCGGTTCGGCCGGCCGTCGCGACCTCCACCCGGATCGCGGGATGGCCGGCTCCGTCCAGCAGCCCGGGTTTCTGCAGGTCCTTGTCCCGGTGCGCGTTCCCGGTGGCGATGCCCGGCACGAGGAGAGCGACCCAGGCGCCGACCACCGATCCGCCGTCGGTGACCGTCGCGCCGCCGTCCGCGATCGGGATCGTGCCATGCACCGTGGCCACCAGCTTGTCGCGGACGGCGAAGCGCGCCTCGCTCGCCCGCGGATCCACCTGCCAGTCGCCGGCGAGCGGCGGGGAGCCGACCCGCCCGCTGGTGTGCTGCGTGCTCATCGGGCCACCTCCGCCAGTGCGTCGGCGATCGGTCCGGACGAGTCCACGATCTCGAACCGTTGCACCCGCGTGGGCCCGGTCAGCAGCTGCGGGTCCTCGCCCGGCAGCAGCTCGGACGTGGTGACGAGCCGACCCATCTCCTCGAGGGTCGCCACGTCGCGGGTGAGGACGACGTGGCACTCGGCGCCGTCCGGCCCCCGGCCGTGGAACGCGCCCAGGATGCCGTCGCGGGTGACCGGGTTCGCCCGCAGCAACGGCACGATCCGGTCGGTCGCCGCGCGGCTCGCCGCCTGGACCGCCGCAGCACTGCGCTGGCCGTCGAAGGTCATGATCTGGAGGTACATGGTGCTTCCCTTCCCTGTGCGACGGCGGTGTGTCGCCGCTGTGGCCAGCCTGCCGAGCGGGGGAACCCAGCACCTCAGTGGTGGCGCGGAACCGAGTACTGAACCGCGGGGCACGGCCGCATACTGAGCGCATGTACGAGCCCCCGGGCCGCGCCTCCGAGCTGGCGCGGATCGACGCCGTACGCCGCAGCGCCCTCGCTGGTGCCGGCGGTCTGGTCCTGGTGACCGGAGAGGCCGGGATCGGCAAGACCCGGCTGGCGCACGCCGCGCTGCAGCGTGCGGCCGCCGCTGGCATGACGACGGCGCGCGGCTGGTGCATCGACGACCCGGCCGCGCCGACCCTCTGGACGTGGCGGCGGGTCGCGCGCGACGTCCCCGCCCTGGGCGCGGTCCTGAGCGAGGCCGCCGACCATCGGGACGCCGACGCGCACTTCCGGCTGGCCGAGCGCGTCGGGGCGGAGCTCTCGGCGGCTGCGGGCGGGACCGGTCTGGCGGTGCTGCTGGAGGACCAGCACTGGGCGGACACGCTGACCGCGGCGCTGCTGCGCTGCCTGCTGCCCGAGCTGGGCACGATGCGCGTGCTGCTGCTCGTGACCGCGCGAGAGGAGCACGCGGTCCAGAGCCCGTTCGGTCGCCTGCTGCCCGACCTCGTCCGCAGCCCGTTGGTCACCACCATCCAGCTCGCCGGGTTGACGACTGCCGCCGTGAGCGACTGGCTCGCCAACGACGCCGCCATGCGCGGTTGGGCGCCGCGAGCGGCCGAGCTGGTACGCCGCACCAGCGGCAACCCGCTGCTCATCACCGCCCTGGCCTCGGCCCAGCCGCCGCAGGCCGGGGCAACCGGAGCGGATCTCGTCGAGCGGCCGGCCTGGCGCGCGGTGCTCCTCGCGCCGTACCGCACGCTGCCCGAGCCGGCCCGACGCACCGTCGCGACCGCGGCGGTGCTGGCCGAGCGGCTTCTGCCGCAGGTGCTCTCCGACGTTCTCGGCATCCCCGTCGCGGACATCGGCGACCATCTCTCCGCGGCGGTCACCGCCGGGATCCTGCGCTTCGGTGAGACCGGCCTGGCCTTCCATCACGCGCTCGTCCGAGACGCGGTCGTGGCCGAGCTGGGCGCCGCGGAGCGCGCGCGGATCCACGAGGCCGTCGCGCTCGCCCTGGAGAAGGTCGACGATCCGGCGTACGCGGGACTGGCGGCCACCCACTGGTCGCACGTCGGGACGCGGGCGGCGGCCGAGCGCTGCCGCGATCTCGCGGTCCGCGCCGCGCAGGCGCAGCCGCTCGCGCCGGACCGCGGCGTGGCGCTGGCGCTGCTGGCCCTCGACGCTTGCCGAGCGCTCGGCGCTGGGGACGACGAGCTCGCGGAGCGGCTGCTGGCGACGGCCCGGTTCCAGTGGGACGCCGGACTGCTGGCGGACACCCTCGACTCGTGCGCGCGGGGCATGGATCTCGCCGCGCGCGCCGGGCGCGCCGACCTGATGGCCGGCTTCGCGCTCATCCCGCAAGGGATGGGCTCGCTCGAGGTGGCTGCGATCGCCGCCGAGATGTGCCGCCGCGCGCTGCGCGTGCTGCCGGACGGCGAGCGGGCGCTGCGCGCGCGGCTGCTGGCCTCCTGCGCGGTGGCCGGCGCCGAGGCCGCGCAGCTGCGCGCGCCCGGCGACGAGCGCTCGCCCGACGCGCTGTCGGCGGAAGCGCTTCGGGTGGCGCGTGAGGCCGGGGACCTCGCGGCCGAGATCGAGACCATCGCAGCCCGGCATCTGGTGCTGAGCTACCCGCAGCGGATCGCCGAACGGGAGCAGCTGACGGCCCGCGCGACGGAGATCGCCGAGCGGACCCCGACGCTGATGGGCGCGCTGTGGGGACGCATCTGGGCAGCCGACCTCGCGACCCAGCGCGGGGACACGGTGGGGCTGCGCCAGGTCATCACCGAGGTGGAACGGGTCGCGGCGGCGTACGGCTCGCCGGTGGCGCGATGGCACGCGTTGCGGTTGCGGACCGGCGCAGCCGTGCTGGTCGGCGACTTCGACCTGGCGCGGCGCATCGCGGGTGAGGGCCTGGAGATCGCGCAACGCATCGGCGACCTCTCGATGGTGGGCATGCACGCGGCGCTGCACACCTGGATCGCCGGCATGCGCGGCGATCCGGACGACCTGCTCGACGACGTGATCGAGACCGTGCTGGCCGCCCCGCCGATCCCGCTGGTCCGCGCCGAGCTGCCGATCGTCCATGCGCTGCGCGGCGATCACCAGCGCGCCGCCGCGGCGCTCGACGCGCTGCGCGACGTCCCGGGGCGGATGCCGCTGGGCCCGCGCTGGTACGGGACGGTCGCCTCGATCGGCACCGGTGCCGTGCTGCTGAACGACGCGGCGCTCGCCGAGGAGTGCCACCGGCTGCTG
This region of Cumulibacter manganitolerans genomic DNA includes:
- a CDS encoding rhomboid family intramembrane serine protease, whose translation is MTHPPYAGAPVPQEGHGAPAFCYRHPDRRTGLACVRCERPICPDCAHPASVGFQCPQCVADGQASIRRPSTVRAALARSRVRPVATYGLIALNVLMYLVTAVQAGSVNSNQYSPLFRDFAMYGPLVQYGELWRPLTSTFLHFGLTHLAVNMFSLFIIGRDIEQVLGRWKYVAVYLLAGLGGSLACLLVTPNAVVAGASGSVFGLLGAAAVILLRNRQSLSQLVGILVINLGISLLPGISLAAHAGGLVTGALVTFLLVRRRRS
- a CDS encoding peptidylprolyl isomerase, whose protein sequence is MTFATLHTNKGDIRIELFDNHAPKTVKNFVELAEGSREWTHPATGKSSTDPLYDGVIFHRIISGFMIQGGDPLGQGFGGPGYTFDDEIHPELQFTKKYLLAMANAGKRGGKGTNGSQFFITTTTPEWLNGKHTIFGEVADEASKKVVDEIESVPTDRNDKPLDDVVINSVTIEK
- a CDS encoding L,D-transpeptidase, coding for MKGTLIGSARGLFTTVLSALLVVAYAGSAGASGFDLTLTATGVATDYAPTSTLGSARYTLTVHNPTAVAEPVSTQVTPALPDGAAVTGVTATAVTVGGADKPVQAGHPTGGAYLVDEATVPAGETYTYTVTVAYSYQGTPTALNCAAGGGLRIDAALLVGGATGASATACLEAPAPVDATSTAPDTASGSSSSSDASSGSSSSSSSAAPSESPTATATPTPESPKPAPSASATTEPSPALDAQPKTTSAGWNDNPVGTFGSWVNSDGLIYFTGWAYDPSDMSQAPITMWTMDGSVVAYQAATLASPDLYPYGVYNRGVFGALRAPNPGQHSVCMFVINIGPGASQLVKCLDVNVPNADPTGDIGTALLGNGDIYVGGYAYDPSDPYAKTVVWITDNGSVAGAFYAQAPGTDLSAYGVPGWHGIDYRFSPSTYGNHQVCLYVHNIGWGKGTWPKCTTVTINPDAYRDNPRGDFNVTGNQGAIGVGGWAYDPNQWGVATQTMWTVDGNAVGFANANQPQPGVNMYLGVSGNHGVNVGLPASVGWHTVCMYVVNVGLGATQMTKCTNVNVVAPPNPCPAYAKACVDLTHSTTWLQSNGQIYYGPVKQIAGRAGYRTPTGTFKVYWKDIDHLSSEFGGAPMPYSIFFVGGVAFHVGSLTTPSHGCIHLSWEAAKVYWDQLQVGDVVYVFGSAPY
- a CDS encoding DUF2020 domain-containing protein; this encodes MPARALAVLGAVVACVAGCSSTGEGNRVPGTSAGPGGGSATGSAGGQPAGSSQPSAAPGPPGASAAPSATRVSVSDGSCPYLGEDFVEATVGQRIASVVVTTTEPPSGPRPQCEFVRADGDVAVSVRTRAVAPGAGLAAALAEVPGGNPANAGEGGSVRVDSAQSRTDLAAWAGTALVVVTLNQASSLEAVEIAKAVLEGL
- a CDS encoding L,D-transpeptidase family protein — translated: MFTKAAASIGTGESVKVSITVQTPNPGVPFGDVTLVVDGAGYATATLNTAGNMAFTVKGLADGDHSYYAKFAGNPSFLANQSKAKSLHVLSAAEIAAAKKQKEEQAAAAAANPCPATAEACVDLTSNTTWLQKDGVVTAGPFKQIAGRNGHRTPPGTYTVQWKDIDHLSKEFDNAPMPYSIFFNGEGMAFHVGSLSTPSHGCVHLSESAAKTYWDALQPGDVVYIYGSPQY
- a CDS encoding YceI family protein, which gives rise to MSTQHTSGRVGSPPLAGDWQVDPRASEARFAVRDKLVATVHGTIPIADGGATVTDGGSVVGAWVALLVPGIATGNAHRDKDLQKPGLLDGAGHPAIRVEVATAGRTAYGWSGSGVVRARGATAPIVLEATLAEVTGTELRVGVRGRLDRRPLGIRAPYFIIGRHLELDVTLVCHRPLGR
- a CDS encoding AAA family ATPase; translated protein: MYEPPGRASELARIDAVRRSALAGAGGLVLVTGEAGIGKTRLAHAALQRAAAAGMTTARGWCIDDPAAPTLWTWRRVARDVPALGAVLSEAADHRDADAHFRLAERVGAELSAAAGGTGLAVLLEDQHWADTLTAALLRCLLPELGTMRVLLLVTAREEHAVQSPFGRLLPDLVRSPLVTTIQLAGLTTAAVSDWLANDAAMRGWAPRAAELVRRTSGNPLLITALASAQPPQAGATGADLVERPAWRAVLLAPYRTLPEPARRTVATAAVLAERLLPQVLSDVLGIPVADIGDHLSAAVTAGILRFGETGLAFHHALVRDAVVAELGAAERARIHEAVALALEKVDDPAYAGLAATHWSHVGTRAAAERCRDLAVRAAQAQPLAPDRGVALALLALDACRALGAGDDELAERLLATARFQWDAGLLADTLDSCARGMDLAARAGRADLMAGFALIPQGMGSLEVAAIAAEMCRRALRVLPDGERALRARLLASCAVAGAEAAQLRAPGDERSPDALSAEALRVAREAGDLAAEIETIAARHLVLSYPQRIAEREQLTARATEIAERTPTLMGALWGRIWAADLATQRGDTVGLRQVITEVERVAAAYGSPVARWHALRLRTGAAVLVGDFDLARRIAGEGLEIAQRIGDLSMVGMHAALHTWIAGMRGDPDDLLDDVIETVLAAPPIPLVRAELPIVHALRGDHQRAAAALDALRDVPGRMPLGPRWYGTVASIGTGAVLLNDAALAEECHRLLLPTALWCAGDGGGSPVAAGSNEGPLGQLAQVAGQNAVAARHFERSIAVDDRIGAWPYAARARLGLAECLEQTDPARAVEVATAAAAELGRLDMPGPLARAQALLARHRTDVRPGEGPLSARELEVARLVAEPLTNQQIAERLYLSVRTVESHVRSALAKLDLTGRTELAIWTRERERRVSGRP